The following are from one region of the Hemiscyllium ocellatum isolate sHemOce1 chromosome 26, sHemOce1.pat.X.cur, whole genome shotgun sequence genome:
- the LOC132828281 gene encoding CMRF35-like molecule 1 isoform X1 yields the protein MKYIVFLVLSLISTSWTQITWTVLKAAAGKSITVQFPWKWDQKHPVMWCKSYSETKCKVIVRIEKSTNNNFHGTTSISYIHGSISVTMEQLQEKNTGTYWCGAQKQGSIVVSDVILLKVFTDSEESIPTETYNVMQNTIIVSCLYTQQERHYKKFFCKVTSVNNCTVIASSDKTIGNEYKGRVLIMTNKSRNFTVTMSNITKADKGQYWCGSVDIDDVKITQVLTIANVGIPAISSDNLSNTTLQIWHIIIPALLGLLILSLLILFLWKRKGIKRAGNDVKNENPETPDMTTKSDRIMKDTVTYSNVTLQPSAQTTEDSGTYANLKDLKEQKGSIKINSSESVEYAALQFKS from the exons CTTCATGGACACAAATTACATGGACAGTGTTGAAAGCTGCTGCAGGGAAAAGCATCACTGTCCAATTTCCATGGAAATGGGACCAAAAACATCCTGTAATGTGGTGTAAATCGTATTCAGAAACTAAATGCAAAGTTATAGTAAGAATTGAAAAATCCACGAACAATAATTTCCATGGTACAACATCCATCTCTTACATCCATGGGTCAATTTCTGTCACCATGGAACAACTTCAGGAGAAAAATACAGGAACGTACTGGTGTGGAGCACAAAAACAAGGTTCCATCGTTGTTTCAGATGTTATATTACTGAAGGTTTTTACAG ATTCAGAGGAATCCATTCCAACAGAGACCTACAATGTAATGCAAAATACCATTATTGTATCGTGTCTCTACACGCAACAGGAGAGACACTATAAGAAATTCTTCTGTAAAGTAACCTCTGTAAATAATTGCACTGTTATCGCCAGTTCAGATAAAACTATTGGAAATGAGTATAAAGGGAGAGTTCTAATCATGACAAACAAGTCTCGAAATTTTACTGTTACCATGAGCAATATCACTAAAGCAGACAAAGGACAGTACTGGTGTGGATCAGTAGATATAGATGACGTAAAGATCACACAAGTCCTAACAATTGCTAATG TGGGAATTCCAGCAATTTCCAGTGATAACCTAAG TAATACCACCCTGCAAATATGGCACATCATCATCCCTGCTTTGCTGGGACTGTTAATCTTATCGCTCCTGATTCTGTTTCTGTGGAAAAGAAAAGGGataaaaagggcaggaaatgatg TTAAGAATGAAAATCCAGAAACTCCAGACATGACCACGAAG TCTGACAGGATAATGAAAGACACTGTCACTTATTCCAATGTGACCCTTCAGCCTTCTGCTCAAACAACGGAAGATTCTGGAACTTATGCTAACTTAAAGGATTTGAAAGAGCAAAAGGGTAGCATCAAAATCAATTCTTCGGAATCAGTGGAATATGCGGCATTGCAATTCAAATCTTAG
- the LOC132828281 gene encoding uncharacterized protein LOC132828281 isoform X2 yields MKYIVFLVLSLISTSWTQITWTVLKAAAGKSITVQFPWKWDQKHPVMWCKSYSETKCKVIVRIEKSTNNNFHGTTSISYIHGSISVTMEQLQEKNTGTYWCGAQKQGSIVVSDVILLKVFTDSEESIPTETYNVMQNTIIVSCLYTQQERHYKKFFLGIPAISSDNLSNTTLQIWHIIIPALLGLLILSLLILFLWKRKGIKRAGNDVKNENPETPDMTTKSDRIMKDTVTYSNVTLQPSAQTTEDSGTYANLKDLKEQKGSIKINSSESVEYAALQFKS; encoded by the exons CTTCATGGACACAAATTACATGGACAGTGTTGAAAGCTGCTGCAGGGAAAAGCATCACTGTCCAATTTCCATGGAAATGGGACCAAAAACATCCTGTAATGTGGTGTAAATCGTATTCAGAAACTAAATGCAAAGTTATAGTAAGAATTGAAAAATCCACGAACAATAATTTCCATGGTACAACATCCATCTCTTACATCCATGGGTCAATTTCTGTCACCATGGAACAACTTCAGGAGAAAAATACAGGAACGTACTGGTGTGGAGCACAAAAACAAGGTTCCATCGTTGTTTCAGATGTTATATTACTGAAGGTTTTTACAG ATTCAGAGGAATCCATTCCAACAGAGACCTACAATGTAATGCAAAATACCATTATTGTATCGTGTCTCTACACGCAACAGGAGAGACACTATAAGAAATTCTTCT TGGGAATTCCAGCAATTTCCAGTGATAACCTAAG TAATACCACCCTGCAAATATGGCACATCATCATCCCTGCTTTGCTGGGACTGTTAATCTTATCGCTCCTGATTCTGTTTCTGTGGAAAAGAAAAGGGataaaaagggcaggaaatgatg TTAAGAATGAAAATCCAGAAACTCCAGACATGACCACGAAG TCTGACAGGATAATGAAAGACACTGTCACTTATTCCAATGTGACCCTTCAGCCTTCTGCTCAAACAACGGAAGATTCTGGAACTTATGCTAACTTAAAGGATTTGAAAGAGCAAAAGGGTAGCATCAAAATCAATTCTTCGGAATCAGTGGAATATGCGGCATTGCAATTCAAATCTTAG